The genomic region TTGTTTAAAATAATTTTAAAGCTTAAACAAATTTATATGGATTTACGATCAACACAAGTAAAATCAAGGGAAATCACTGCTTTTGTTGATAACTCAGGGTGTTTGTTGATAAAGTAGAGGGTTTTCTTACGTTTCTCGCAGCCCAATAATAATGGGGCTTTAGAGAAGATGGGCATTTTTTGCCAATTTTAATCCGTTCAAAACATCCTTTACTGGCATTCTACGTTTTCCAGGGAGCTGTATTTCCCGTAAATCAATATAGCCTTGTGCTACGGCAACTTTTAGCTCTGTTTTGCCGACAACCAGTTCGCCTGTTGCTACATTATGCTGTTCCAAAATCGTATCAACATCATATATTTTGATGACCATGGATTCCTCCCCATTTTTTAGCGTTGTCCAGGCGGACGGGTAGGGGCTTAGGCCTCTAATATGGTTGTAAATGTCATTAATGGGCAAAGACCAGTCTATCTTACAGGTGTCCTTATGTATTTTGGGCGCATCCTTTACTTGGGCCGTAGTTTCCATTTCTGACTGTGGCACTGGTGTCACTTCATCATTTTCTATTTTTTTTACCGTATCAATCACCAATTCTGCCCCTATCATCATTAACTTATCATGCAGTATACCTGCAGTATCCTCTTTTTTGATTTCTGTTTTTTTGCGGAGGATTATTTTTCCGGTGTCTATTTTCTCATCTATAAAAAAAGTAGTGACCCCGGTTTCGGTTTCCCCATTAATTATCGCCCAGTTTATAGGAGCGGCCCCCCTGTAGTTGGGCAACAAAGATGCATGTAGGTTAAAGGTGCCGTATTTGGGCATTTGCCACACTATTTTAGGTAACATTCTAAAAGCGACAACTATCTGTAGATTTGCATTTAGCGATCCCAATTCCTTTAGAAAGGCCTCATCTTTTAAATTGGTGGGTTGCAATACCTTGATATTTTTTTTGAGAGCGTACCTTTTTACTGCGGATTCTTGCACTTTTCTACCCCTGCCCGCAGGACGGTCTGGCGCGGTAATTACCCCAACGACGTTTTTTTTGTTTTCCATCAAAGCGGAAAGTGTTGCCACGGCAAAATCCGGGGTACCCATAAATACTATACGCAATGCATCCATATTAGATTAATTCGTATTTGTTTTTTAAATCGATTTTTATCAGTTCATCCTCCAATAGTTCCTGAATGGCTAAAAGAATGTTTTTTTCTTTGTAGGTCAATACTTGTATCAATTCCCTAGAGGACATATTCCCGGCGGATAATCGTTTGAGTATATCTTCACGTACCAGATTGATGATAGGAATATCAATTTCATCCTTATGGAGGCAAATATCACAAATGCCACAGTCATGTTCTAATCTTTCGCCGAAGTATTGCAATAATTGTTTGCTCCTGCATACCGTATCGTTTTTGATGTAAGAAAGCATATGCGTTATATTGTCCGACTTCACTTTTTGAATGGTTTCCACTTTTTTGGAAATACCGTGTATGGTATTGTCGTCTTCCCTGGGCACTAAAAAAGTAACTTCCAAATCGCTATGTTGGGCATTATAGGTTATGATTTCATCAGTTTTAAGACGTTCCAGGGTTTTGATAACGTTATCTTCTGTAACATTAGCTTTCTTTGAGATTAAATAGGTATTTATTTTGGTGTTGTAATCAAAAATCCCACCATAGGTGCGCAATATCGTCTTAAGTATGGGTGCCTCTTTCTTATGAATTTCAAGATAAGCGAAGAGTTGTTGTTTTGTACAAATAAACTGTACCGTTGTTTTTTTTGAAAAATTCTCCGACAGACCAATAATGGAATTTTGATCCAGCATTCGTAGGCCATTATAGGCAAGCAAAGTATTTAATTCATAGATGTTGCAGAACTCGTTGAACTTTAAGGCGAAGGTTTCGTTAGCACCTTCACCGTAAGGGATTTGAAAATAGGAGTTGAGTTTTCGGTATAACAGTTTTAAAAAAGAAACGTCAGGTAGAACACTCAAAAATTGCTTCTTCACCTGTTCTTCATCTGCCTTGTTCGTAATTAGAACCGCTTGAGCCGCTTCACCGTTTCTTCCCGCACGCCCGGCTTCTTGAAAGTAATTTTCCAGACTATCCGGTATTTGGTAATGTACAACAAGTTTAACATCAGGTTTATCAACGCCCATGCCAAAAGCGTTGGTAGCTACCATGATCTGGGTCTTGTTTTTTAACCACGCATTCAAACGCTTCTCTTTTTCTTTTTTGGGCATACCACCATGAAAAAATGATACTGAACAGCCTTTGGATTGCAAAAAAGAGCTTAGCTCTACACATAACCTTCTTGTACGCACGTAAACAATGGTACTGTCTTTACGGGTTGTACACAAATGTTGCAGGCGATACAATTTATCCTCGTCCCAGGAAATGGTAAAAGCAATATTGTCACGCAGAAAAGAATCTTTTATAATGCTTTTGTTGTGCATTCCCAGATTCTCCAAAATATCTTTGGCCACTTTTTCGGTGGCTGTTGCCGTTAGTGCGATTATCGAAATATCAGGAGCGAGCTCCTTTAATCTGGAGCACTCCAAGTATGCAGGTCTAAAATCATGTCCCCATTGCGAGATACAGTGGGCCTCGTCTATTGCAATTAGGTTTACGTTCATTTGGCGAATCCTGTCCGAAACCACTTCTTGTTGCAAACGTTCAGGGGATAAATATAGAAATTTATAATTTCCGTGGATGCAGTTGTCCAATAGGTTACTGACTTCGTCAAAAGGAATACCCCCGGTCAATGCAATAGCTTTGATTCCTTTTTCTTTTAGGGTTTCCACTTGATTGTGAATCAAGGCGACCAAAGGCGAGACCACAATACAAATACCATCTTGTGCCAAAGCGGGAATTTGATAGCAAAGCGATTTGCCACCACCTGTCGGTAACAGGGCGAGCACATCGGTTTTATTCAAAACGGTATTTATGATTTTTTCTTGAGAACCTTTAAAGCTGGTAAAGCCCCAATACTTTTTCAAGATATGTTTTGGGTTTTGGGACACTAATTCTCTATTTGATTTAAAATAAAAGATACTCGATTTTCGATACTCCCCTTTGGTACGGTAATCGGTACATACCCCATTTTGCCATAAACCTTTTCCAAACAAAAATGTATCTGTTCCGCTTCTTTAAAGCTTTCAAACCTTTCATTGTCCCGTACATATATTTCTTTCCATGGTGGTAGCAAAAACACTTTATCGTACACAAAGTTTTCACATGCTTCTACAAAGTTTTTTTTGTGTTTTTGCCCAAAAAATTCCATATAGCCCAATACATCGGGTATGCCACGATCAAAAAATACCGGGGATTTTTTTAGTTGTTGTGCATCAATAAATTGCGCTACCCTTCCTTTAATGATTTTTGCGTTGAATTTCATGGGGTCGGAAACTGAAGAAATAGGGTTTGAACCTATGGTCTGCATCGTACCATCTTGCTTGGCTTCCAAGGTCATTAAACGTATAATTTCGGGAAAACAATGATACCCTGATGCTTGCAATT from Costertonia aggregata harbors:
- the fmt gene encoding methionyl-tRNA formyltransferase — protein: MDALRIVFMGTPDFAVATLSALMENKKNVVGVITAPDRPAGRGRKVQESAVKRYALKKNIKVLQPTNLKDEAFLKELGSLNANLQIVVAFRMLPKIVWQMPKYGTFNLHASLLPNYRGAAPINWAIINGETETGVTTFFIDEKIDTGKIILRKKTEIKKEDTAGILHDKLMMIGAELVIDTVKKIENDEVTPVPQSEMETTAQVKDAPKIHKDTCKIDWSLPINDIYNHIRGLSPYPSAWTTLKNGEESMVIKIYDVDTILEQHNVATGELVVGKTELKVAVAQGYIDLREIQLPGKRRMPVKDVLNGLKLAKNAHLL
- a CDS encoding RecQ family ATP-dependent DNA helicase, with the protein product MKKYWGFTSFKGSQEKIINTVLNKTDVLALLPTGGGKSLCYQIPALAQDGICIVVSPLVALIHNQVETLKEKGIKAIALTGGIPFDEVSNLLDNCIHGNYKFLYLSPERLQQEVVSDRIRQMNVNLIAIDEAHCISQWGHDFRPAYLECSRLKELAPDISIIALTATATEKVAKDILENLGMHNKSIIKDSFLRDNIAFTISWDEDKLYRLQHLCTTRKDSTIVYVRTRRLCVELSSFLQSKGCSVSFFHGGMPKKEKEKRLNAWLKNKTQIMVATNAFGMGVDKPDVKLVVHYQIPDSLENYFQEAGRAGRNGEAAQAVLITNKADEEQVKKQFLSVLPDVSFLKLLYRKLNSYFQIPYGEGANETFALKFNEFCNIYELNTLLAYNGLRMLDQNSIIGLSENFSKKTTVQFICTKQQLFAYLEIHKKEAPILKTILRTYGGIFDYNTKINTYLISKKANVTEDNVIKTLERLKTDEIITYNAQHSDLEVTFLVPREDDNTIHGISKKVETIQKVKSDNITHMLSYIKNDTVCRSKQLLQYFGERLEHDCGICDICLHKDEIDIPIINLVREDILKRLSAGNMSSRELIQVLTYKEKNILLAIQELLEDELIKIDLKNKYELI
- a CDS encoding AAA family ATPase, with product MKQDKIVITGGPGTGKTAIIEKLQASGYHCFPEIIRLMTLEAKQDGTMQTIGSNPISSVSDPMKFNAKIIKGRVAQFIDAQQLKKSPVFFDRGIPDVLGYMEFFGQKHKKNFVEACENFVYDKVFLLPPWKEIYVRDNERFESFKEAEQIHFCLEKVYGKMGYVPITVPKGSIENRVSFILNQIEN